Proteins encoded by one window of Fischerella sp. PCC 9605:
- a CDS encoding glycosyltransferase, with protein sequence MKNCQAQERKHLHLHLWFPDIFEFKGGIQTYSTFLLEALQRLYPKIEYEVFLKHDTQCLANFSFISNTRFHFAGTSPIALRTLVYATQILGRGLWKHPSLVIASHLNFTVAAYLLKRLIGTPYWTVAHGVEAWNIKSPALKTALHHADRILAVSNHTRDRLLKEQQLDPTKVSLLPNTFDVNRFQIAPKPQHLLNRHQLTRDQLVILTVARLDSSERHKGYDQILKALPEIRRQIPNIHYILVGKGKDRPRVEQLITQLGLQDCVTLAGFIPDCELCDYYNLCDVFAMPSKCEGFGIVYLEALACGKPVLAGNQDGAIDALCQGELGALVDPDNVADICQTLIKILQGNYPNPLMYQPQTLLQKVNDIYGFAHFQQRLAELLQHSPIQTQL encoded by the coding sequence ATGAAAAATTGCCAAGCTCAAGAGCGCAAGCATCTGCATTTACACCTATGGTTTCCTGATATTTTTGAATTTAAAGGTGGAATTCAAACCTACTCAACCTTTTTATTGGAAGCCTTACAAAGGCTATATCCCAAAATTGAGTATGAGGTGTTTCTAAAACACGATACTCAATGCCTAGCAAACTTTTCTTTCATTAGTAACACCCGGTTTCACTTTGCGGGAACTTCGCCGATCGCTCTACGAACACTTGTTTATGCTACTCAAATTTTGGGACGTGGACTCTGGAAACATCCTAGCTTGGTGATAGCCTCTCATCTCAATTTCACGGTTGCTGCTTATTTGCTGAAACGCCTAATCGGTACACCTTACTGGACTGTTGCTCATGGTGTAGAAGCCTGGAACATCAAGTCTCCTGCTTTGAAAACTGCCTTGCATCATGCAGATCGCATTCTGGCAGTTAGTAACCATACTCGCGATCGCCTCCTCAAAGAGCAACAGCTTGACCCAACAAAAGTTTCACTATTGCCCAATACTTTTGATGTTAATCGCTTCCAAATAGCTCCCAAACCTCAACATCTGCTGAACCGTCATCAACTAACTCGTGACCAACTAGTTATTTTGACTGTAGCAAGACTCGATAGCAGTGAACGCCACAAAGGCTATGACCAAATTCTCAAAGCTCTTCCTGAAATCCGTCGGCAGATTCCAAATATTCATTACATATTGGTAGGTAAAGGTAAAGATCGCCCCCGGGTTGAACAATTAATCACTCAACTGGGTTTGCAAGACTGTGTCACCTTAGCAGGATTTATCCCGGATTGCGAACTGTGCGACTACTACAATCTTTGTGATGTTTTTGCCATGCCAAGCAAATGTGAAGGCTTTGGAATTGTTTACTTGGAAGCATTAGCCTGTGGCAAACCCGTGCTAGCAGGTAACCAAGATGGAGCTATAGATGCTCTTTGTCAAGGTGAATTGGGAGCGTTAGTCGATCCGGATAATGTCGCAGATATTTGTCAAACGCTGATTAAAATCTTGCAGGGAAATTATCCCAATCCTTTGATGTATCAACCACAGACCCTGCTGCAAAAAGTAAATGATATCTACGGATTTGCACATTTTCAGCAGAGGCTTGCTGAATTATTGCAGCACTCTCCCATTCAAACTCAATTATGA
- a CDS encoding glycosyltransferase → MKVLHVIPSVASVRGGPSKAVLETVKALRNQDVEAEIITTNDDGNNLLDVPLCQLIEYEQVPIRFFSRFSPNVHPIREFAFSSQLTAWLWQNADKYDLLHIHAIFSYASTAAMLIARLQSIPYIVRPLGQLCEWSLQQGARKKQIYLNLIERANLNHSQVLHLTSEQEQQEVSRLNLSVPSFVLPHGFSIPPSIPDVRRRLRQHLNLPPDEPIILFLSRLHHKKGLDYLIPALSKLTHHRFTFVLAGSGSPEYEAEIESLLVSTGICDRTHLAGFVEGEKKNMLLQGSDLFVLTSHSENFGVAVLEALAVGLPVIVTPGVALASVVKQHNLGYVPELDVSAIAKNLEDYLSDPQQAKSMGDRARQIIFDKYTWEKIAFQMQQIYTNILQKKPIPALY, encoded by the coding sequence ATGAAAGTTCTTCATGTCATTCCTTCAGTAGCGTCAGTACGAGGTGGACCCAGTAAAGCAGTACTGGAAACAGTTAAAGCACTGCGAAACCAAGATGTGGAGGCTGAAATCATCACTACTAATGATGATGGTAACAATTTACTCGATGTGCCTTTATGTCAACTTATAGAGTACGAGCAGGTGCCGATTCGGTTTTTCTCGCGCTTTTCGCCTAATGTTCATCCTATACGAGAATTCGCATTTTCTAGTCAGCTAACTGCATGGTTGTGGCAAAATGCTGACAAGTACGACTTGCTACACATTCACGCTATTTTTTCCTATGCTTCTACGGCGGCAATGCTAATTGCTCGTCTTCAAAGCATTCCCTACATTGTTCGCCCTTTAGGACAACTATGTGAATGGTCGCTCCAGCAAGGGGCTCGTAAAAAACAAATTTATCTCAACTTAATCGAACGGGCTAACCTTAACCACAGTCAGGTACTTCATCTGACCTCCGAACAAGAACAACAAGAAGTATCCCGCTTAAATCTCAGCGTTCCCAGTTTTGTTTTACCCCACGGATTCTCTATTCCTCCTAGTATCCCCGATGTCCGTCGTCGTTTGCGGCAACATCTCAACTTGCCTCCAGATGAACCTATCATCTTATTTTTGTCACGTCTGCATCACAAAAAAGGACTAGATTATCTTATCCCGGCCTTGAGTAAACTCACTCACCATCGCTTCACCTTCGTTTTAGCAGGCAGTGGTTCTCCAGAATATGAAGCGGAAATAGAATCTCTCTTAGTATCGACTGGCATTTGCGATCGCACCCATTTAGCTGGATTTGTCGAAGGAGAGAAAAAAAATATGCTGCTGCAAGGTTCAGACTTGTTTGTCCTAACCTCTCACTCCGAAAACTTTGGCGTTGCAGTTCTAGAAGCTTTAGCTGTAGGTCTTCCTGTTATTGTCACTCCTGGTGTTGCTCTAGCTTCTGTTGTTAAACAACACAATTTGGGTTACGTTCCCGAACTGGATGTGTCAGCGATCGCCAAAAACCTTGAGGATTACTTGAGCGATCCTCAACAGGCAAAGTCAATGGGCGATCGCGCTCGTCAGATTATCTTTGATAAATACACCTGGGAAAAAATTGCTTTCCAAATGCAACAAATTTATACAAATATCCTCCAAAAAAAGCCTATTCCTGCTCTTTACTGA
- a CDS encoding glycosyltransferase family 2 protein has protein sequence MLEKVTPLILTYNEAPNIARTLQKLTWAKQIVIIDSYSTDETLEIAASYPQVQIFKRKFDTHATQWNYGLQQITSEWVLSLDADYIVSDKLIAEIKELSPDSQIDGYFARFKYCVFGNPLRGTILPPRQVLFRKDKSIYIDDGHTQLLEVKGQPGMLSSYIYHDDRKSLSRWLWAQDRYSVIEAKKLLETPISEMSWGDRIRKQKILAPFIILFYCLILKGGILDGWRGWYYAFQRVLAEILLAIRLIEAKNLEQKPRM, from the coding sequence ATGTTAGAGAAAGTAACCCCTCTTATTCTTACCTACAACGAAGCACCCAACATCGCCCGTACCCTTCAAAAGCTCACTTGGGCAAAGCAGATTGTTATTATTGACAGCTATAGTACCGATGAAACGTTAGAAATTGCAGCGTCTTATCCTCAAGTTCAAATATTCAAACGAAAATTTGACACCCACGCAACCCAATGGAATTACGGTTTACAACAAATAACCTCTGAATGGGTGCTCTCTCTGGACGCAGACTACATTGTTTCAGACAAGCTTATTGCTGAAATCAAAGAATTATCTCCAGACTCGCAAATAGATGGTTATTTTGCCAGATTCAAATATTGTGTCTTTGGCAATCCCCTGCGAGGTACCATACTTCCTCCCCGGCAGGTTCTTTTCAGGAAAGATAAATCTATTTACATTGATGACGGCCATACCCAACTCTTAGAGGTTAAAGGTCAGCCAGGGATGCTGTCTAGCTATATCTACCACGACGATCGCAAATCTCTTAGCCGCTGGTTGTGGGCACAGGATCGCTACTCAGTGATTGAGGCTAAGAAGTTATTAGAAACTCCAATCAGTGAAATGAGTTGGGGCGATCGCATCCGCAAACAAAAAATTCTGGCTCCTTTCATCATCCTTTTCTACTGCCTTATTCTCAAAGGTGGTATTCTTGATGGGTGGCGTGGTTGGTATTATGCATTTCAGCGTGTTTTGGCAGAAATTCTACTTGCAATTCGTCTGATTGAAGCCAAGAACTTAGAACAAAAACCCAGAATGTAA
- a CDS encoding class I SAM-dependent methyltransferase, with amino-acid sequence MLNKLPCNLSQYLSAENNFDRWDEGILICKLLNSTPAIQANSYYFGHPEWAKNYFEACHRDEKFVDLWQAVIGSWHDKIVVDIGCGPGNLYASLKERCGEPQLLLGVDVSHGALKMAQQIGYTPILADAQQLPLVSNFADIVMLNACLHHCDDMAKALAEAARLVRPGGLLISDHDPQRTAYQLWGLGLLLWQIRLPLYRLLKRGGHSTSEEQFWSVATEVHHKPGDGVKPELYYQVLEPLGFIVKLYPHNHTVGAEVLEGNYGRAFWKCRLAQRLSGIEPDSPKAALSLMCIATRQG; translated from the coding sequence ATGTTAAATAAATTACCATGCAATTTGTCTCAATATTTGTCAGCAGAAAATAATTTTGATAGATGGGATGAAGGTATTCTGATTTGCAAACTTCTCAATTCGACACCAGCTATTCAGGCAAATAGTTATTACTTTGGGCATCCAGAATGGGCAAAAAATTATTTTGAAGCCTGTCATCGGGATGAAAAATTCGTAGACCTTTGGCAAGCTGTCATAGGTAGTTGGCATGACAAAATTGTTGTGGATATAGGTTGTGGACCAGGAAATTTGTATGCGTCGCTGAAAGAACGCTGTGGTGAACCCCAGCTATTACTGGGTGTAGACGTTTCTCATGGTGCTCTGAAAATGGCTCAACAAATTGGGTACACACCAATCCTGGCTGATGCTCAACAACTGCCATTAGTTTCTAATTTTGCTGACATTGTGATGCTTAACGCCTGCTTACACCACTGTGATGATATGGCAAAGGCATTGGCAGAGGCAGCACGCCTGGTTCGTCCAGGGGGACTTTTAATCAGCGATCATGACCCGCAGCGCACTGCCTATCAATTGTGGGGTTTAGGTTTACTATTGTGGCAGATACGTCTGCCACTTTATCGACTTTTGAAACGAGGTGGACACTCTACATCTGAGGAGCAGTTCTGGAGTGTGGCAACGGAGGTGCATCACAAACCAGGTGACGGTGTCAAACCTGAACTCTACTATCAGGTATTGGAACCACTGGGGTTTATAGTTAAGCTTTACCCCCATAATCACACGGTGGGTGCTGAAGTCTTGGAGGGCAATTATGGTCGAGCATTTTGGAAGTGTCGTCTAGCTCAACGATTATCAGGAATCGAGCCCGATTCCCCAAAGGCTGCATTATCGCTAATGTGTATTGCTACCCGTCAAGGTTGA